In a genomic window of Dermochelys coriacea isolate rDerCor1 chromosome 11, rDerCor1.pri.v4, whole genome shotgun sequence:
- the GPBAR1 gene encoding LOW QUALITY PROTEIN: G-protein coupled bile acid receptor 1 (The sequence of the model RefSeq protein was modified relative to this genomic sequence to represent the inferred CDS: inserted 1 base in 1 codon) encodes MENCGDAGVRGSSLMCLILWLSGPLSLFIILANLFIILGILCNRKLHGPANWFFLSLLLADLLAGAALPFIPWMQFEGSRGYHSCFFMHVTPNFLFLAFLANLLAVHYEKYLCISYPLHYHQFWVHRWVPLCLLLTWALPLLFACVPVLGWNHWGPSSNCSYHQVFPTAYLYLEIYGFLIPSILAMAFMSIQVLRVARHQLQEIKKVLRSVNQGQGPLELEQQLELRHAKCIASLSLIFLVCWVPYXVSVLAIQNPNFVDTYTLVILTCVGSGSAAVVPITLGFSNRQYTQFWRDVMAKGCAGCRARCCKRGEAGRHHGGMSQGGAPCPQAEGVAPATSSCPGPCDGDTKPATVASCHNKASLGLAGDAAAEGSAWTFQRDPVIYWAVIF; translated from the exons ATGGAGAACTGCGGGGACGCAGGGGTGCGGGGGAGCTCCCTGATGTGCCTCATCTTATGGCTCTCAGGCCCACTCTCGCTCTTCATCATCCTGGCCAACCTCTTCATCATCCTCGGGATCCTCTGCAACCGGAAGCTGCATGGCCCCGCCAACTGGTTCTTTCTCAGCCTGCTGTTGGCCGATCTCCTGGCCGGGGCGGCCCTGCCTTTCATCCCTTGGATGCAGTTCGAGGGTAGCCGGGGCTACCACAGCTGCTTCTTCATGCATGTGACCCCTAACTTCCTCTTCCTCGCCTTCCTGGCCAACCTGCTTGCGGTGCACTACGAGAAGTACCTATGCATCAGCTACCCGCTGCACTACCACCAGTTTTGGGTGCACCGCTGGGTGCCCCTCTGCCTGCTGCTGACCTGGGCACTGCCTTTGCTCTTTGCCTGCGTGCCAGTGCTGGGGTGGAACCATTGGGGACCCAGCTCCAACTGCTCCTACCACCAGGTCTTCCCCACTGCCTACCTCTACCTGGAGATCTACGGTTTCCTCATCCCCTCCATCCTGGCCATGGCCTTCATGTCCATCCAGGTGTTGCGGGTGGCCAGGCACCAGCTGCAGGAGATCAAGAAGGTGCTGCGCTCCGTGAACCAAGGCCAGGGCCCCttggagctggagcagcagctggagctgagGCATGCCAAGTGCATCGCCAGCCTCTCCCTGATCTTCCTGGTGTGCTGGGTGCCCT ACGTCTCGGTGCTGGCCATCCAGAACCCCAACTTCGTCGACACGTACACCCTTGTCATCCTCACCTGCGTGGGCAGTGGCAGCGCTGCCGTGGTGCCCATCACCCTGGGGTTCAGCAACCGCCAGTACACTCAGTTCTGGAGGGATGTGATGGCCAAAGGCTGCGCTGGCTGCAGGGCACGGTGCTGCAAGCGAGGGGAGGCCGGACGCCACCACGGTGGGATGTCACAGGGCGGGGCCCCTTGCCCTCAGGCAGAAGGTGTGGCTCCAGCTACCAGCTCATGCCCTGGCCCCTGTGATGGAGACACCAAACCTGCGACTGTGGCCTCTTGCCACAACAAGGCAAGTCTGGGACTTGCTGGGGATGCAGCAGCTGAGGGGTCAGCATGGACCTTCCAGAGGGATCCAGTGATTTACTGGGCCGTTATATTTTAA
- the LOC122458040 gene encoding angio-associated migratory cell protein translates to MPGGFPLPPPKGGAYSAESGDWLGRPRPARRLAEPGTAPVPWARRGGGADGRGAPRPSAARSQPGMEPGTGEGGAAGAVLFHGDEEIIEVVELGPPGPDDQANEMKDDSPDPCWRTTALAYALLDNVRHIY, encoded by the exons atgcCCGGCGGGTTCCCGCTACCCCCGCCGAAGGGCGGGGCTTATAGCGCTGAGAGCGGTGATTGGCTCGGGCGCCCCAGGCCTGCTCGGCGATTGGCGGAGCCGGGCACCGCCCCTGTCCCGTGGGCCAGGCGTGGAGGCGGCGCGGACGGACGGGGCGCCCCGAGGCCGAGCGCAGCCCGCAGCCAGCCCGGCATGGAGCCCGGCACGGGGGAGGGCGGCGCCGCGGGCGCGGTGCTCTTCCACGGCGACGAGGAGATCATCGaggtggtggagctgggcccgCCCGGCCCCG ATGACCAGGCCA ATGAGAt gaaagat GACTCCCCAGACCCCTGctggagaaccactgctctagcataTGCCCTCCTGGACAATGTGCGTCATATTTACTAG